AGTACCGCGCGACCCAAGGTCCCAACGAGGTTGTTGGCCCGCACTATTCGGTTGCCGAGCATTCAGATGCTGGCGCGGGGAGAGACGGGGTGGGTTGCGTCTAAGAGCCAGGGCTGGCCCGCGACGAACTAATTCGGCGCGGGCCCCTCCCATGAATCCCACTGGTAGGCCCGCTCGACCCGATCGGCGATCTCGTTCATCAGCGCCATGCCGTTGTCGCCGTTGGTCATGATCACCACGCCGTAGCCCTTGCGGAGATGCCCACTCAGCCAGGCCCGGTAGCCCCAGTTTGAACCGCTGTGCGAGAAGTACCAGCCTTCCTGGCGGCGATCGATCACCAGGCCCATCGCATAGCGGCCAATCCCGACTGGAGCAGTCATTTCGGTGGCGGTTCGCTGATCGATGACCTTGCCCCTCGGGCCGCGCAGCCCGGTCTGGATCTCGATGATGAGTTTCGCCAGGTCGCTCGGGGTGCTCCATAGGCTGGCTGCGGCCTGCTCCGGGTGGACGTGCCAGGGGACGCCCATGCGCTGCCCCTGCTTGTCGTGGGCCAGCGCGACATTCGTGGCCTCGGTGGGCAGGGGCTCGAAGCTGCTGTCACTCATGCCCAGGGGGGCCAGTACCGTCGCCCCCATGAACTGCGAAAACGGGCGACCCGCGCGCTCGCTCAGGGCCAGTTGCAAGAGGGTATAGCCCCCGCCGGAATACTTGTAGGCCTCATACGGCGTCCGCTTGAAGACCACCTTGCCCACATTGGACGGGAGCTGGCCTTCCAGAATCTGCACCAGGGAGGGCAGGGGCGCCCCGGGCGCGTAGCCGGGGAAGCCAAAACCATCGTCGGCCCCCGAGGTGTGACTGAGCAGGGAGCGCGGCGTCACCGCTTGCTCACGCGTCAGCACTGTGGCGGGGACCTTCCAGGAACGAAGGATCGAATTGATGTCCGCATCCAGCTCCAAGCGCCGCTGCTGAACCAGGTGCATAGCCGCGAGGGCCGTCACCGGCTTGCTGATCGACGCGGCCTGGAAGCGCGTACGCGCATCCACCCGGCGGCCCGTTGCGGCGTCTGCCACGCCATAGGCCTTGGCCCAGTGCAGCTTGAAGTCCCACACCACCGCAATGCTCACGGCAGGGACCTGCGTCTGCTCAAGCAGCGCCTCCATCCCGAGTGCCGAGAGTTCGCTCTGACTTGCGGCTTGCGGCGCTTCAATGCGAGCGATGAGCTTCGCCACCTCATCCGGGGGCGCCGCGGCCGAGGCGGAGCGTGCCGCCAGCGCCAACAGCAGGCACGGGATCATTCGCACTGGCCACTGGGGCGATGGAAGGCTCATGCGGCTTCTTCGGGAGAGGGCTTGGGGGTCCGATTATGAAAAGCCCCGAGATGCCCTCGCCTCAGCTCGCTCT
Above is a window of Inhella inkyongensis DNA encoding:
- a CDS encoding serine hydrolase domain-containing protein, with amino-acid sequence MALAARSASAAAPPDEVAKLIARIEAPQAASQSELSALGMEALLEQTQVPAVSIAVVWDFKLHWAKAYGVADAATGRRVDARTRFQAASISKPVTALAAMHLVQQRRLELDADINSILRSWKVPATVLTREQAVTPRSLLSHTSGADDGFGFPGYAPGAPLPSLVQILEGQLPSNVGKVVFKRTPYEAYKYSGGGYTLLQLALSERAGRPFSQFMGATVLAPLGMSDSSFEPLPTEATNVALAHDKQGQRMGVPWHVHPEQAAASLWSTPSDLAKLIIEIQTGLRGPRGKVIDQRTATEMTAPVGIGRYAMGLVIDRRQEGWYFSHSGSNWGYRAWLSGHLRKGYGVVIMTNGDNGMALMNEIADRVERAYQWDSWEGPAPN